The following are encoded together in the Brassica napus cultivar Da-Ae chromosome A9, Da-Ae, whole genome shotgun sequence genome:
- the LOC106419899 gene encoding protein phosphatase 2C 3, whose translation MSDICYEDDALACETRPSWKSRRRRIGVQRCRMSPSEMNKTVAAEDTEGIYKRNKQDEYDFMNCASPPRSSPEGCSEGDESLLLDGEIRRDENNISGENSSVIGVVPSKKTVRETDARPRYGVASVCGRRRDMEDMVAIHPSFVRKQTEFSRARWHYFGVYDGHGCSHVASRCKERLHELVQEEALSDKNEEWKKMMERSFTRMDKEAVRWEETVMSANCKCELQTPNCDAVGSTAVVSVITPEKIIVANCGDSRAVLCRNGKPVPLSTDHKPDRPDELDRIQEAGGRVIYWDGPRVLGVLATSRAIGDNYLKPYVSSEPEVTVTDRTEEDEFMILASDGLWDVVTNEAACATVQMYLNKKGGRGEGRRREATEGEERKDEEVVGSRKNGKRGEITDRACTEASVLLTKLALAKHSSDNVSVVVIDLSRRRKRHVA comes from the exons ATGTCTGATATTTGTTACGAGGACGACGCGTTGGCTTGTGAAACGAGGCCGTCGTGGAAGAGCCGGAGACGAAGGATCGGTGTTCAGAGATGCAGGATGTCTCCGTCAGAGATGAATAAGACGGTGGCGGCTGAAGATACAGAGGGGATCTATAAGCGTAATAAGCAAGATGAGTACGATTTTATGAACTGTGCATCGCCTCCTCGGAGCTCACCTGAAGGTTGTTCAGAAGGAGACGAGAGTTTATTACTTGATGGGGAGATTAGGAGAGATGAAAACAATATCTCCGGCGAAAATTCATCGGTTATCGGAGTTGTTCCGTCTAAGAAAACGGTGAGAGAGACTGATGCGAGGCCTAGATACGGCGTCGCATCAGTGTGCGGTAGAAGAAGAGATATGGAGGATATGGTTGCGATTCATCCGTCTTTTGTTCGGAAACAAACGGAGTTTTCTCGAGCAAGATGGCACTATTTTGGAGTTTACGACGGTCACGGCTGTTCTCAT GTTGCTTCGAGATGTAAAGAAAGACTTCACGAGCTAGTGCAAGAGGAAGCGCTCTCGGACAAGAACGAAGAgtggaagaagatgatggagcGTAGCTTCACGCGCATGGACAAGGAAGCTGTTCGTTGGGAGGAAACCGTGATGAGCGCTAACTGCAAGTGTGAGCTTCAAACACCAAACTGCGACGCTGTCGGATCCACCGCTGTTGTCTCCGTCATTACCCCGGAGAAGATTATTGTAGCGAACTGCGGAGATTCTAGAGCAGTTCTTTGTCGGAATGGAAAACCAGTTCCTCTATCTACAGATCACAAG CCGGATCGTCCAGACGAGCTGGACCGGATCCAAGAAGCAGGGGGGCGAGTGATATACTGGGATGGTCCAAGAGTCTTGGGCGTTTTAGCCACGTCACGAGCCATCGGAGACAACTACTTGAAACCGTACGTGAGCTCGGAGCCGGAAGTTACGGTGACTGATCGTACCGAAGAAGACGAGTTTATGATTCTTGCTAGCGATGGGCTATGGGACGTAGTAACGAACGAGGCAGCGTGTGCGACGGTGCAAATGTATCTTAACAAAAAAGGTGGACGTGGAGAAGGAAGGCGGAGAGAAGCTACGGAGGGTGAAGAAAGGAAAGATGAGGAGGTGGTGGGGTCAAGGAAGAACGGGAAGAGAGGAGAGATCACGGACAGAGCATGTACGGAGGCGTCAGTGTTGCTGACGAAGCTGGCCTTAGCGAAGCATAGTAGCGATAACGTAAGCGTTGTTGTTATTGACCtcagcagaagaagaaaaagacacGTTGCTTGA